The region TGAAATAGTTCatataaacgttttaaaaattaattcagACCAACCATTACAATTCAACTTGTTATTCTTATTAAGGTTGTTGGACCAGTTAAATTTTGAACCAATAaacaaatatcaatttaatttttaaaatactaatttatattttaatgtttgaGTCGGACTAATTCAACGCATCAATTctataaattgattaaaagtaCTTCATATGATATTTTACTGAAAATCTCTAATTTTCAGTTGGAACGGTGAAAACtaatcaaatcttttaattattctcTCCTTTCGAATTAGAGTGATCATTAATTTTCTATTGGACTGGTTCAATAGAAGTCGATTTCTAAAGCAATGATTAAAATGTCATTTTAAAGTtgtatttgaattttctttGTTATTTCGAAACATCAAaagtgaattttttaaaatttatctcaATATCAGAATGCCTTTACTAAACATAGATCTATCTcgaataatattttttcagtGTATGAAGGTATGCATTACCTTAAGACTAAAGCCTTTAGTAATAACCATTTCATGGCTTTTAAGTTGGAAGCATATGATAGACTAGAATGGCCTTACATTAGGGATACTTTGTTTTATTGGTTGGATCATGGAGGCATCACCACCGTATCTTACTCTATTTTCATTAATGGAAAGAATCATGGGTATTTTTATCCTACTCGGGGTCTTAGGCAAGGAGATCATCTATCGCTTCTCCTTCATGTTTTATGCTCTGAAGGACTTACACATATTTTGCAAGCATCGGCTCAAGCCAAAAGTATTTCTGTAATTCGTATTAATCACAATTGTCCTACTATAACCCACTTGTTATTTGCAGATGATACCATAATCTTCTCTAAAACTACTTTACCAGCCATATACTCAATTCATGATATTCTTCATTCTTATGGTTAATGAGTGGTCAGCATATCAATTTAGCAAGTCAGCGATTTTCTTTAGCCGTAATATTGATAGTAATGAcaatttcattataattttttaggcATATTGCAACATACTCctcaagaaaaatatttggggtTACCATTTCAAATATTAAGATCTAAAAAAGTTACTTTTTCTGGAATAGTCACACAAATTGCTAATAAACTTCACGGCTGGAAAAAATACCCCATCTTCTACTAGCAAGGAAATCTTCATTAAAAATGTGGCAACATCTATTCCTATATATGCAATGATAAGCTTTATGAACAGTTTTGGTGGGGTCAGcttaaaaaggaaaagaagatGTGTTGGATCTCTTGGAATAGAATGTGTTGGAGTAAATGAGAGGGTGGATTAGGGTTTAAGGATTTAGAGGCTTTTAACCAAGCGTTACTTGTAAAATAAGTTTGTCGTATTTTGCAAAACCCTAATTCTTTTCTCTTCCAAATTTATAAGTGTAAATATTTCCActcttcctcttttttttttggctcCTATAGGTAGTTGTCCATCGTGGGGATGGCGTAGTTTGCATGCGTTGGGGTTTTCAGCTTTTGGAGAAGGGTCTTTGATGGAAAATTTCAGATGGAAGATTTGTTAGGTGCTTCTCAAACCTTTGGATTCCACGGGACTACCCTTATCTTTCTTCAAATCATCTATCAACAAACCAGAATTCTTATAACGTGGCAGATTTTATTGATCTAACTACTAGAAATTGGAACACTCATCTCCttaataagaaattttttttcGGAGGATATTCAGAAAAATTTATCTATCCCGTTGTCCTATTGTCCATACAAGGATAGACTGCTTTGGAACCATCATCATTCAGGTC is a window of Mercurialis annua linkage group LG2, ddMerAnnu1.2, whole genome shotgun sequence DNA encoding:
- the LOC126668733 gene encoding uncharacterized protein LOC126668733; the encoded protein is MHYLKTKAFSNNHFMAFKLEAYDRLEWPYIRDTLFYWLDHGGITTVSYSIFINGKNHGYFYPTRGLRQGDHLSLLLHVLCSEGLTHILQASAQAKSISVIRINHNCPTITHLLFADDTIIFSKTTLPAIYSIHDILHSYGILQHTPQEKYLGLPFQILRSKKVVVHRGDGVVCMRWGFQLLEKEIGTLISLIRNFFSEDIQKNLSIPLSYCPYKDRLLWNHHHSAGLVVFVQQQYSSQDHYFYMEMFFDQIGKLFLLFMAYDFT